Proteins from one Sulfurovum sp. TSL1 genomic window:
- the infC gene encoding translation initiation factor IF-3 — MSKQNDRNRGRKKGDDVIMNDAIRANELRVLSDDGEQLGIISKSEALQIAEEKGLDLVLMSPDAKPPVAKIMDYGKHKYELEKKKKEARKNQKTIDVKEVKFSCKIAENDIAYKVKHAREFLEKGKHVKLRVFLRGREMANPEWGVDVLNRVWPMLEDIGNLESKPTQEGRYINMYVTPQKK; from the coding sequence TTGAGTAAACAAAACGATAGAAACAGAGGCAGAAAAAAAGGTGATGATGTCATTATGAATGACGCTATCAGAGCGAATGAACTTAGAGTCCTCAGTGATGACGGCGAACAGCTTGGTATCATTTCTAAGTCAGAAGCACTGCAAATAGCTGAAGAGAAAGGTCTAGACCTTGTGCTCATGTCCCCTGATGCTAAACCTCCTGTTGCGAAGATCATGGATTACGGCAAACACAAATACGAACTTGAGAAAAAGAAAAAAGAAGCAAGAAAGAACCAAAAGACGATAGATGTCAAAGAAGTAAAATTTTCTTGTAAGATCGCTGAAAATGACATAGCATATAAAGTGAAACATGCCAGAGAGTTCTTGGAGAAAGGGAAACATGTAAAACTTCGTGTCTTCCTTAGAGGACGTGAGATGGCAAACCCTGAATGGGGCGTAGATGTGCTTAACCGTGTTTGGCCTATGCTGGAAGATATCGGAAACCTGGAAAGCAAACCTACACAAGAGGGACGTTACATCAACATGTACGTGACACCTCAAAAGAAATAA
- the coaE gene encoding dephospho-CoA kinase (Dephospho-CoA kinase (CoaE) performs the final step in coenzyme A biosynthesis.) — MAFKYAIALTGSIATGKSTTVKLLEASGFHIIDADKIAHKILDEQHQAIAEKFGESLVDEGKVDRKALGAMVFSDHTKRKALEALLHPLIYDEIERLSTEQDKLGKPYFIDIPLFFENERYPIKKSLVVYTTEAQQLERLMQREGYTKEEALNRIQAQIPVEEKRKRATYVIDNSGTLTQLEKECERVKEEILYDSD, encoded by the coding sequence ATGGCTTTTAAGTATGCTATCGCCCTCACAGGAAGTATCGCGACGGGGAAAAGTACGACTGTAAAGCTTCTTGAAGCTTCCGGGTTTCATATCATAGATGCCGACAAGATCGCCCACAAGATACTGGATGAACAGCATCAGGCGATCGCTGAGAAATTCGGTGAATCGTTGGTAGATGAGGGGAAGGTGGACAGAAAGGCTTTGGGAGCCATGGTCTTTTCCGACCACACGAAGCGTAAAGCACTTGAAGCACTGCTCCATCCGCTGATCTATGATGAGATCGAACGTCTCTCCACCGAACAGGACAAATTGGGGAAACCCTATTTTATTGATATTCCCCTCTTTTTTGAAAATGAACGCTACCCTATCAAAAAATCGCTCGTGGTCTATACAACAGAAGCACAACAGCTTGAACGCCTGATGCAGAGGGAAGGGTATACGAAAGAAGAGGCACTCAATCGTATACAGGCACAAATCCCTGTCGAAGAAAAACGTAAACGGGCTACCTATGTTATAGATAATAGTGGTACACTTACACAATTAGAAAAAGAATGTGAACGCGTAAAAGAGGAGATACTTTATGACAGTGACTAA
- a CDS encoding OprD family outer membrane porin produces the protein MKKRIVYILLIMGMPLYAETLGHALSNTQSDGMVRLGYQSHKAEDNTETEFALGLKLHFETAPYHGLQAGATLFTSQGNGEEGFEGIPFFDKNNEDYAILGEAYLKGTLSDTKLVVGRQSFDTPFADSDDIGMVPNTFEALTLLDTSLKDTTIFLSHVQKWSGVDSETPGTFSDVNANKGMQILGITYEGVSKMILSGWFYHLKDEVKISYFEANYEEETDSFIYGAALQYAFQDYDNAESAAIYGAAASFGLKKAGLTTTIAYNKVKGSAADNFFGGGPFFTNAEHNTLREEGPDGETLLYTISWDASAVGAEGLHFTANIDAHTGDQTRAREYDIGMGYAYSDSVNFSAIFSDVQNGDLSFQNLRMFVNYFF, from the coding sequence GTGAAAAAGAGAATAGTCTATATTCTGTTGATCATGGGTATGCCTCTTTATGCAGAGACTCTTGGGCATGCGTTATCCAATACGCAGAGTGATGGCATGGTTAGGCTGGGGTATCAAAGCCATAAAGCGGAAGATAACACAGAGACGGAATTTGCACTAGGTCTGAAACTGCATTTTGAAACAGCACCTTACCATGGTCTACAGGCAGGTGCAACACTTTTTACTTCCCAGGGTAATGGAGAAGAGGGGTTTGAAGGCATCCCTTTTTTTGATAAGAACAATGAAGATTATGCCATCTTGGGTGAAGCCTACTTGAAAGGCACACTCTCCGATACGAAACTGGTTGTAGGACGACAGAGTTTTGATACGCCTTTTGCCGACAGTGACGATATAGGGATGGTCCCTAATACCTTTGAGGCTTTGACGCTGCTCGATACCTCACTCAAAGATACAACGATATTTCTTTCACATGTACAAAAATGGTCAGGTGTTGACAGTGAAACACCGGGTACATTTAGTGATGTCAATGCGAATAAGGGCATGCAAATACTGGGTATCACCTATGAAGGTGTGAGCAAAATGATACTATCCGGATGGTTCTATCACTTGAAGGATGAAGTTAAAATAAGCTATTTCGAAGCCAATTACGAAGAGGAAACCGATAGCTTTATTTACGGTGCTGCACTTCAATATGCCTTTCAAGATTATGATAATGCAGAGAGTGCAGCGATTTATGGTGCAGCAGCATCTTTTGGTCTTAAAAAGGCAGGACTGACAACAACGATCGCCTACAATAAAGTCAAAGGCAGTGCCGCAGACAACTTCTTTGGCGGTGGGCCGTTCTTCACCAATGCAGAACATAATACCCTTAGAGAAGAAGGACCGGATGGAGAGACCCTGCTCTATACCATATCATGGGATGCCTCTGCCGTAGGAGCTGAAGGATTGCATTTTACAGCAAATATAGATGCCCATACAGGAGATCAAACCCGTGCACGAGAATATGACATTGGGATGGGCTATGCGTATAGTGATTCTGTCAACTTTTCAGCTATCTTCTCTGATGTCCAAAATGGAGATCTCTCTTTTCAAAACCTCAGGATGTTTGTCAATTACTTTTTTTAG
- the thrS gene encoding threonine--tRNA ligase, giving the protein MSENLIGYIDDQGNIIDTQSAGENCTATPIEYDNSEASLEIIRHSTAHLMAQAITELYPNSQFFVGPVVDEGFYYDFRVDQQIGENDLKTIEKKMKELIKKKYKIEKYEMSKAEAMEKFADDDLKQKVMSRIEDDTLSVYKQGDFEDLCRGPHVPALRFLHNFKLTRVAGAYLGGDEKAEMLTRIYGVAFADKEALKAHLEMLEEAKKRDHRKIGHEMELFMFNDAAGPGLPFWMPKGAKLRYKLESILHKAHLTRGYEPVRGPEILKADMWRISGHYACYGENMYLTTIDEQEYGIKPMNCLGHIQVFKQTPKSYRDLPLRYYEYGVVHRHEKSGVLHGLLRVREFTQDDAHIFCEANQIAAEVLDVVEFVDSVMKLFGFEYTMEVATKPEKAIGDDSVWELATQGLKDALNGNNLPFTIDEGGGAFYGPKIDIKITDAIGRKWQCGTIQVDFNLPERFEVEYVADDNTRKKPVMIHRAILGSFERFIGILTEHYAGEFPFFLAPVQVIFVPIADTHAEYAYALKKRLVQEGMDAEVYDKNDSLNKRVRNAEKQRVPYVVIIGDEEVANKTVAIRDRRAKEQYNLTQEEFMVKLTQQLQEGKI; this is encoded by the coding sequence TTGAGTGAAAATCTTATCGGTTACATAGATGACCAGGGCAATATTATTGATACACAGAGTGCAGGGGAGAACTGTACGGCAACACCTATAGAGTATGACAATTCTGAGGCTTCTTTGGAGATCATACGTCACTCGACTGCACACCTTATGGCCCAGGCCATCACAGAACTTTATCCTAACTCACAGTTCTTTGTAGGTCCAGTGGTAGATGAAGGTTTCTACTATGACTTCAGGGTCGACCAGCAAATAGGTGAGAATGATCTTAAAACGATCGAAAAGAAGATGAAAGAGCTCATCAAGAAAAAGTACAAGATCGAAAAGTACGAAATGAGCAAAGCCGAAGCGATGGAAAAGTTCGCAGATGATGATCTGAAACAAAAGGTCATGTCTCGTATCGAGGATGATACGCTCTCTGTCTATAAGCAGGGTGATTTTGAAGACCTGTGTCGTGGACCTCACGTACCGGCACTCCGTTTCCTGCATAACTTCAAACTGACACGTGTCGCAGGGGCATACCTTGGCGGTGATGAAAAGGCGGAGATGCTCACGCGTATCTACGGTGTGGCTTTTGCAGACAAAGAAGCGCTGAAAGCGCATTTGGAGATGCTTGAAGAGGCTAAAAAACGTGACCATAGAAAGATAGGTCACGAGATGGAACTCTTTATGTTCAATGATGCAGCAGGTCCGGGACTTCCGTTCTGGATGCCAAAAGGGGCAAAACTCCGCTACAAACTGGAGAGTATCCTGCACAAAGCACACCTTACGCGCGGGTATGAACCCGTACGTGGACCGGAGATCCTGAAAGCGGATATGTGGAGGATCTCTGGGCACTATGCATGTTATGGTGAAAATATGTATCTTACTACGATCGATGAACAGGAGTATGGTATCAAGCCGATGAACTGTTTGGGACATATCCAGGTCTTTAAACAGACACCGAAAAGTTATCGTGATCTTCCGTTGCGTTATTATGAGTACGGGGTGGTACACCGTCATGAAAAGTCAGGGGTATTGCACGGGCTGCTTCGTGTACGTGAATTTACCCAGGATGATGCACATATCTTCTGTGAAGCAAACCAGATCGCTGCTGAAGTACTTGACGTCGTAGAGTTCGTGGATTCAGTGATGAAACTGTTTGGCTTTGAGTATACGATGGAAGTCGCAACCAAGCCGGAAAAAGCGATCGGTGATGATTCTGTATGGGAATTGGCGACACAAGGACTCAAAGATGCACTGAACGGCAACAACCTGCCTTTTACCATCGATGAAGGCGGGGGTGCATTTTATGGTCCTAAGATCGATATCAAGATCACGGATGCTATTGGGCGTAAATGGCAGTGTGGTACGATACAGGTAGATTTTAACCTTCCTGAACGTTTTGAGGTAGAGTATGTTGCAGATGACAATACACGTAAGAAACCGGTGATGATACATAGAGCGATCCTGGGATCATTTGAACGTTTTATCGGTATCCTTACAGAGCATTATGCAGGAGAGTTTCCGTTCTTTTTGGCTCCTGTACAGGTCATCTTTGTTCCTATCGCCGATACGCATGCAGAGTACGCCTATGCGCTTAAGAAAAGATTGGTTCAAGAGGGAATGGATGCTGAAGTCTATGACAAAAATGATTCTCTCAACAAACGTGTACGTAACGCAGAAAAGCAGCGTGTACCGTACGTAGTGATCATCGGTGATGAAGAAGTGGCAAATAAAACGGTCGCAATTCGTGACAGAAGAGCCAAAGAACAGTATAATCTTACGCAAGAAGAATTTATGGTAAAATTAACACAACAACTTCAAGAAGGTAAAATTTGA
- a CDS encoding murein L,D-transpeptidase, translated as MKRIKQILRDLSLRFGLIAAFMFTSGANANTHLEFHEAASTVMINSLQTQPSNSFLKQLYTRLFFVPLWIDEDSVSSFSQELFRQITQDKTLDTTSKLYQDALRLEQKAQDIYSSNGTLSQKVDLEFKISQLYKGYADYTLYGSINWGAFQDRLYNLKAQGIYAGWVTYRPGFGPLSLLETAAMSGSLSELFAQAAPKEYHYKALQTSLIKYQEMQKSGGWPIIAFKGVLKPGESHDIVPLLRERLRITGDYGRCNSREEYRYDSCLKEAIVHFQKRHGLEDEGIIGTKTMAALNVPIEKRIEQIRLNLDRIKWLHERNAKRHIIINIPAFTLFFEEDNALRLQMEVITGTRKNPTPVFSNTVRTIVLNPHWNVPKSIIQKEMIPKIFRDPHAMAKEKIEIYTGWGPDAEKVRASSVNWGQYRYSKTVPYRFAQTPGYHNALGKVKFLFPNQFSVYMHDTPAKNLFERNVRAFSHGCIRLSKPIELLETFSTFNETIDFEKAQERLKGTRKEFLSLTEKVPVDVVYLTAYVDYDGVLQFRNDIYGYDHMQLQSYRKW; from the coding sequence ATGAAAAGAATTAAACAGATACTCAGAGATCTATCTCTACGCTTTGGACTTATTGCTGCTTTTATGTTCACCTCAGGTGCCAATGCAAATACCCATTTGGAATTTCATGAAGCTGCCTCAACGGTGATGATCAATTCGCTGCAGACCCAACCTTCAAATAGTTTTTTAAAACAACTCTATACACGGCTTTTCTTCGTGCCTCTCTGGATAGATGAGGATTCTGTCTCTTCCTTCAGCCAAGAACTTTTTAGACAGATCACACAGGATAAAACGCTCGATACGACCTCCAAACTCTATCAGGATGCGCTCCGTTTGGAGCAAAAAGCCCAAGATATTTACAGTTCAAATGGCACCTTGTCCCAAAAAGTAGATCTCGAATTTAAAATCTCACAACTCTATAAAGGGTATGCTGACTATACGCTGTACGGCAGTATTAACTGGGGTGCATTTCAAGATAGACTTTACAATCTGAAAGCACAGGGTATATATGCAGGATGGGTGACGTACAGACCTGGGTTTGGTCCACTTTCACTTCTTGAAACGGCAGCAATGAGCGGTAGTTTATCAGAATTGTTCGCTCAGGCAGCACCCAAAGAGTACCACTATAAAGCACTTCAGACATCACTCATCAAATACCAGGAGATGCAAAAAAGTGGCGGATGGCCGATCATAGCGTTTAAAGGTGTCCTCAAACCGGGTGAATCCCATGATATCGTTCCTCTTTTGAGAGAGAGACTGCGTATCACAGGAGATTATGGCAGATGTAACAGCAGGGAAGAGTACAGGTATGATAGCTGTTTAAAAGAGGCTATTGTGCATTTTCAAAAACGTCATGGTTTGGAAGATGAAGGTATCATCGGGACAAAGACCATGGCAGCGCTCAATGTACCGATCGAAAAACGTATTGAACAGATACGTTTGAATCTTGATCGTATCAAATGGCTTCATGAACGCAATGCAAAACGGCACATCATCATTAATATCCCTGCATTTACACTCTTTTTTGAAGAAGATAACGCGTTGCGCCTACAGATGGAAGTGATCACAGGAACAAGAAAAAATCCTACACCGGTATTCTCCAATACCGTACGAACCATTGTACTGAATCCGCATTGGAACGTACCCAAGAGCATTATCCAAAAAGAGATGATCCCCAAGATATTTAGAGATCCCCATGCCATGGCAAAAGAGAAAATAGAGATCTATACAGGGTGGGGACCAGATGCCGAGAAAGTGCGTGCAAGTTCTGTAAACTGGGGGCAGTACCGTTACAGCAAAACCGTGCCGTACCGTTTTGCGCAGACACCGGGGTATCATAATGCCCTGGGAAAAGTGAAATTTCTTTTTCCAAACCAGTTTTCTGTTTATATGCATGATACACCGGCAAAAAATCTTTTTGAACGTAATGTAAGGGCCTTCAGTCACGGGTGTATCCGTCTTTCTAAACCCATAGAGTTGCTGGAAACATTCTCTACCTTTAATGAGACGATAGACTTTGAGAAGGCACAGGAGAGGCTCAAGGGCACAAGAAAAGAGTTTTTGAGCTTAACAGAGAAAGTTCCTGTAGATGTGGTGTATCTGACCGCTTATGTAGATTACGATGGCGTGCTGCAGTTTAGAAATGATATCTACGGGTATGACCATATGCAACTTCAGTCTTACAGAAAATGGTAA
- a CDS encoding FeoA family protein: protein MVLSELHKGDKAEIIQVHADKALKDRLTSFGVMRGEILFVKGCSIAKQTMEIEVGSTLIALRAVEAGKIEVEQIEH, encoded by the coding sequence ATGGTATTGAGTGAATTACATAAAGGTGATAAAGCTGAGATCATACAGGTACATGCAGACAAGGCTTTAAAAGACAGGCTGACCTCATTTGGCGTGATGCGCGGTGAAATCCTTTTTGTCAAAGGGTGTTCCATTGCCAAGCAGACGATGGAGATAGAAGTAGGTTCAACACTGATCGCATTGCGTGCAGTTGAAGCAGGCAAAATAGAAGTAGAGCAAATAGAGCATTAA
- the dapF gene encoding diaminopimelate epimerase yields MTVTKYSASGNDFVMFVAQKKADRSELAKKLCHRQNGVGADGLVVVLPHPEYDFEWEFYNADGSVADMCGNASRAVAHFALEKGIAKDNKAEFLTGAGVIRATINGLYVVSDMVPPEIISKEIEEYGENWWLINSGVPHLVAVRDDIDEFNIEEARILRHKYNANVDICTVKDDALYVRTYERGVEDETLACGTGMVACFIRCHKEGKVSDKMKVYPTSGEELYVSYEEGVYRFGGKVTKTFVAETLI; encoded by the coding sequence ATGACAGTGACTAAATATTCGGCCAGCGGCAATGATTTTGTAATGTTTGTGGCACAAAAGAAGGCCGATAGATCAGAACTTGCCAAAAAACTCTGCCATAGACAAAATGGTGTAGGAGCAGATGGTCTTGTAGTGGTGTTGCCACACCCCGAATATGATTTTGAATGGGAATTCTACAATGCAGACGGAAGTGTTGCAGATATGTGCGGTAATGCAAGTAGAGCGGTAGCCCACTTTGCACTGGAAAAAGGCATCGCCAAAGACAATAAAGCAGAGTTCCTCACCGGTGCAGGCGTGATACGTGCCACCATCAATGGCCTTTATGTGGTGAGTGACATGGTCCCTCCGGAGATCATCAGCAAAGAGATAGAAGAGTATGGTGAAAATTGGTGGCTGATCAATTCGGGTGTGCCTCATCTCGTAGCCGTGAGAGACGATATAGATGAGTTCAACATAGAAGAGGCACGTATTTTGCGTCACAAATATAATGCGAATGTGGATATCTGTACCGTCAAAGATGATGCACTCTATGTCCGCACCTACGAGCGTGGTGTGGAAGATGAAACCTTGGCCTGTGGGACAGGGATGGTCGCATGTTTTATACGTTGTCATAAAGAGGGTAAAGTCTCTGATAAGATGAAAGTGTATCCTACAAGCGGGGAGGAACTCTATGTGAGCTATGAAGAGGGTGTGTACAGATTTGGCGGCAAGGTAACTAAGACATTTGTTGCTGAGACCCTGATATAA
- a CDS encoding tetratricopeptide repeat protein, producing MKVLSIFIIATVTLFSNDFNQAVEDYNNGGYIKALNTFYELAKKDDAKAQYNVGLIYANGKGVQKDLDKAKTWYEKAAKQGNGPAQYNLAQLYHSAGETDAHGYEKARYWYEKAIESGIVQAYNNLAALYMEGKGVNQDQQKAFELFQKAAGLGDNAAQVNVAVLYAWGEGITHDKMKAYDNFKKALISGKSEASEYLDRLCSESAWVCED from the coding sequence ATGAAAGTTTTATCTATTTTTATTATCGCTACGGTCACGCTTTTCTCCAATGATTTCAATCAGGCGGTAGAAGACTACAACAACGGCGGCTACATCAAAGCATTGAATACTTTTTATGAATTGGCCAAAAAAGATGATGCAAAAGCACAGTACAATGTCGGCCTTATTTATGCCAACGGAAAAGGGGTCCAGAAAGACCTTGACAAAGCGAAGACATGGTATGAAAAAGCGGCAAAACAAGGCAACGGCCCCGCGCAGTACAACTTGGCACAACTCTATCACAGTGCCGGAGAAACCGATGCCCATGGTTATGAAAAAGCACGATACTGGTATGAGAAAGCCATAGAATCAGGTATTGTACAGGCCTATAACAATCTTGCTGCTTTGTATATGGAAGGCAAAGGCGTAAATCAGGACCAGCAAAAGGCCTTTGAACTTTTCCAGAAAGCTGCGGGTCTGGGCGACAATGCTGCACAGGTCAATGTAGCAGTACTGTATGCATGGGGAGAAGGTATCACGCATGATAAAATGAAGGCGTATGACAACTTTAAAAAAGCATTGATCTCAGGGAAAAGCGAAGCAAGTGAATATCTCGACAGACTCTGTTCGGAGAGCGCCTGGGTCTGCGAAGACTAA